The following proteins are co-located in the Carassius auratus strain Wakin chromosome 7, ASM336829v1, whole genome shotgun sequence genome:
- the LOC113105389 gene encoding uncharacterized protein LOC113105389 → MPRGKGFRRSQAAKRRNAERYTLGSFMDVIEVMPPLKQKAAPHSSDKQSHENADRENADRENAHRENCLNCRKAPDNVPNSITNVPKSATSVAKSVPKSTKSVPKSATSVTKSVPKSVTSVTKSVPKSVTSVPVSSKSWSDVTRASLVNNSGYFPQKVIRGSFHQGDARFGSNRNRQCAVNSITAVMTSVLKDVLTWTTEDLNAVLLHGDELYTSMTLQGQIHDRTGLGHISVAEMPRLHTLDNTTFSIKHGESFCGVIGVDVYDESLRDVSMSIEEALQRALLQYDACLLNIKHYICAVIKAGTVFALVDPHSRNACNIQVDDQSTSRNLRKRKLNDTEEYSKSKRERQRYHSDSNFRQKKIENIRTKYCEDSDYRQKKIEDIRTKYCEDSDYRQKKIENIRKKYCEDSDFKEKKLENLRDKYKNNINLQQSKRERSKDKYQGNPTFKASVCEYSKNKYSKNPTFKASVREYSKKKYHDNENFRMSIIQKRAESSAKQKDRQKDIDFTINQFHQEVSTGPEFVCSVCHRLLFRKQVIECKRDCYKIRGQQITDLAERCITEKYLHICNTECENKCQLSGNPACKLWICYTCHRKILGGKLPEESIANNMHLVDIPKELKGLNSLEEHLIARNIPFMKLLCLPRGKQKGCHGPVVTVPVNTAVVSNILPRNECDDHMIKIKLKRKLTYKGHYEYKYVSTDRVRYALSYLVRHNKWYNDVEFNEQWINSLNAVDKVENCDDDFEMEEQDVTDKNEDDKVVQDDPEEDITYIKEQSGLLSDTSLQPVDLGSEIIDQHFHDVLNVAPAEGNSPIRLLSDKSNEAKCFPVLYPIGGPTFHDERPEKITLSRYLNARLLNADGRFAQSTDFIFYAQYLSELDQIVSNVSIALRKGSEKNCLKVTADMLTNSDSLKRILNYDEGYKFLRPVRGTPPYWMSTQKDLFALIRQLGIPTFFASFSSADLRWPEMLNTIIKQEGKQINVDELDWSEKCGLIRRNPVTAARMFDHRWHCFLKNVIMSPAKPIGEIKDYFYRVEFQQRGSPHVHCLFWVENAPKLNDHDADNDALVADFIDTYITCETPPENDTVLYETVNSVQKHSTRHSKTCRKKNTVCRFNFPRPPSSRTFITRETNADELKGKGEDTTASAIIKKVKTALNSDVNFDSVDAFFSSIGINQTMFEKAYNECSKKKSIVLKRNPKDVWVNQYNRDLMRAWQGNMDIQYVTDAFSVVVYILSYITKAEQEMGLLLQRAQNEAMNGNLEVKESLKQLGSIYLHNREISAQEAVYRLTGMHLKECSRKVQFIPIGQNPVKMSLPLHILQNKMENDQSDDESYLWMTSVTDRYKNRPEKEPLENLCLASFCSEYRVLTKSEVSSQKKTAENEIIKLNNNNGYVKRRTRTEPAVVRYPRFSPTKDPEKYYHSLLQLFFPHYDDSDLKPSKYDTYEEFYNSGVIKMGSEVKQVKLIVDGNRALFEKESDKIDRAKQLLEQDIDLEDAWAQICPETEKQRDECIELMKDKLLLDEDDSQELIPDLTANPQTVCTIETNHTTMPREEALHLLRSLNEEQSAVFYKVRKWCLQKLLGQNPEPFRLFLTGGAGTGKSHLIKVIQYESCRLLSQLSENPDDITVLLTASTGVASFNIGGGTIHNKLSIGANVRLPYQPLSDDKINSLRTKLGTLQILIIDEVSMVDHRLLSYIHGRLRQIKQTGDYSLFGKVSILCVGDFYQLPPVKGTALYADTKGVNLWENNFELAELTKVVRQQDSSFAEMLNRLRVRKKNECLTTNDIGMLKKCESGEKCNDIHIFATNAEVDKYNIERLHECCPEAISINAQDYVKNSKTGRMERKVGFHAKVFNSSLSKCVSLGIGARVMLKKNIEVADGLVNGAFGTVVHISESQSNDNDFPSAIHVEFDDPNVGKIQRSKTRHRFSQNSTVIDVQEDQVTNDGGIRRQFPLRLAWACTVHKVQGLTVDRAVVSLKKIFTAGQAYVALSRVRSLSGLIIEDFKESAIFCNDKIELAMKDMPKLSMENESFTESLGRFKLALLNVQSLKAHFQDVLAHTVLMDADCICLTETWLNADDKAQETQIPEFVFKHNPRANCYDNIKPQVYNSKLAGSSLSQVNKAISSVIFIIPNDTTSVCRSSVFTLALQSSGIILVLQQFGIILSLTPTITLAV, encoded by the exons aTGCCACGTGGAAAGGGTTTCCGCCGGTCCCAGGCGGCCAAGAGGAGGAATGCTGAGCGTTACACGCTCGGTTCCTTCATGGATGTCATTGAGGTTATGCCTCCTTTAAAACAAAAGGCTGCTCCCCACAGCTCTGACAAACAGAGCCATGAGAACGCTGACAGAGAGAATGCCGACAGAGAGAACGCTCACAGAGAAAACTGTTTGAATTGCCGTAAGGCTCCTGACAATGTTCCAAACTCTATCACAAATGTTCCAAAGTCTGCTACAAGTGTTGCCAAAAGTGTTCCAAAGTCTACCAAAAGTGTTCCAAAGTCTGCCACAAGTGTTACTAAAAGTGTTCCAAAGTCTGTCACAAGTGTTACTAAAAGTGTTCCAAAGTCTGTCACAAGTGTTCCAGTGTCTAGCAAAAGCTGGAGTGATGTTACCAGAGCTTCACTTGTCAATAACTCTGGTTATTTCCCACAGAAAGTCATACGTGGTTCTTTCCATCAGGGTGATGCGCGATTTGGTTCAAACAGAAACCGTCAGTGTGCAGTGAACAGTATCACAGCAGTCATGACGAGTGTGCTGAAGGATGTGCTGACGTGGACAACAGAGGACCTGAATGCTGTTCTGTTGCATGGAGATGAGCTGTACACATCAATGACACTGCAGGGGCAGATCCACGATCGAACAGGGCTGGGTCATATTTCTGTTGCAGAAATGCCAAGACTGCACACACTTGATAACACAACATTCTCAATAAAGCATGGAGAATCTTTCTGTGGTGTTATTGGTGTTGATGTCTATGATGAATCATTGCGAGATGTGTCTATGTCTATAGAAGAAGCACTTCAAAGGGCTCTGCTTCAGTATGATGCATGtttgttaaacattaaacattacatttgtgcAGTCATAAAGGCAGGGACAGTATTTGCTCTAGTGGATCCCCATTCACGTAATG CATGTAACATTCAAGTGGATGATCAGAGCACAAGTCGCAATTTGcgaaaaaggaaattaaatgacACAGAAGAGTATTCTAAAAGTAAAAGAGAACGTCAGAGATACCACAGCGACTCCAATTTCAGACAGAAAAAAATTGAGAACATTAGAACGAAATACTGTGAAGACAGTGATTACAGGCAGAAAAAGATTGAGGACATCAGAACGAAATACTGTGAAGACAGTGATTACAGGCAGAAAAAGATTGAGAACATCAGAAAGAAATACTGTGAAGACAGTGATTTTAAGGAGAAAAAACTGGAAAATCTTAGAGATAAATATAAGAACAATATCAATTTACAACAGTCAAAACGTGAAAGATCAAAGGATAAATATCAGGGAAACCCGACCTTTAAAGCAAGTGTATGTGAATATTCAAagaataaatacagcaaaaacccCACCTTTAAAGCAAGCGTACGTGAATACTCTAAAAAGAAATATCATGACAATGAAAATTTCAGAATGAGTATAATACAAAAAAGAGCTGAAAGTTCTGCaaaacagaaggacagacagaaagatatcGATTTTACTATTAATCAGTTTCATCAAGAAGTCAGTACAGGCCCAGAATTTGTTTGCAGTGTTTGTCATCGTTTATTGTTCAGAAAACAAGTTATTGAATGTAAAAGAGATTGCTATAAAATCAGAGGTCAACAAATTACAGATTTGGCTGAAAGATGTATTACAGAAAAGTATTTACACATATGCAATactgaatgtgaaaataaatgccAGTTATCAGGCAATCCAGCTTGTAAATTGTGGATTTGCTATACATGCCATCGTAAAATTCTGGGTGGAAAATTGCCTGAAGAGAGTATTGCCAACAACATGCATCTGGTGGACATTCCAAAAGAACTAAAAGGTTTGAACTCATTGGAGGAACATCTTATTGCACGCAATATTCCTTTTATGAAGTTGCTTTGTCTTCCACGTGGAAAACAGAAAGGCTGTCATGGCCCAGTCGTCACCGTTCCTGTTAATACTGCAGTTGTCTCAAATATTCTTCCACGTAATGAATGTGATGAtcacatgataaaaataaaactgaaacggAAATTAACATATAAAGGccattatgaatataaatatgtcaGCACTGATCGTGTCAGATATGCACTGTCTTATTTGGTGAGACATAACAAGTGGTATAATGATGTGGAGTTTAATGAGCAGTGGATAAACTCTTTGAATGCAGTTGATAAAGTTGAGAATTGTGATGATGATTTTGAAATGGAGGAACAAGATGTAACAGACAAAAATGAAGATGACAAAGTAGTTCAAGATGATCCAGAAGAAGACATAACATATATTAAAGAACAAAGTGGTCTTTTGTCAGATACATCGCTGCAACCTGTTGATCTGGGTTCAGAGATAATAGATCAACATTTTCATGATGTGCTGAATGTAGCACCAGCTGAAGGTAACAGTCCTATTAGACTGCTATCCGATAAATCCAATGAGGCAAAGTGTTTCCCTGTCCTCTATCCTATTGGTGGCCCGACATTCCATGATGAAAGACCAGAAAAAATCACATTGTCAAGATACCTGAATGCAAGATTACTAAATGCAGATGGACGTTTTGCACAGAGCACAGACTTCATTTTTTATGCACAATATTTATCAGAACTTGATCAAATTGTATCCAATGTCTCAATTGCACTGAGGAAAGGTTCTGAGAAAAATTGCTTAAAAGTAACAGCAGATATGCTAACAAACTCTGATTCCTTGAAAAGAATATTAAATTATGATGAAGGATATAAGTTCTTAAGACCAGTAAGAGGGACACCTCCCTATTGGATGTCTACGCAAAAAGATCTGTTTGCCCTAATTAGACAACTAGGCATACCTACTTTTTTTGCATCTTTTAGTTCTGCTGATCTGAGATGGCCTGAAATGTTGAACACTATTATTAAGCAAGAGGGGAAACAAATAAATGTCGATGAGCTTGACTGGTCCGAAAAATGTGGACTCATAAGACGAAATCCTGTCACTGCAGCAAGGATGTTTGATCACAGATGgcattgttttctaaaaaatgtcataatgtcTCCAGCAAAGCCTATCGGCGAGATAAAAGACTACTTTTATCGTGTTGAATTTCAACAACGTGGTTCTCCTCATGTTCACTGTCTGTTTTGGGTGGAAAATGCTCCGAAGCTCAATGATCATGATGCAGACAATGATGCTCTGGTTGCTGACTTTATTGACACGTACATCACTTGTGAGACACCACCAGAAAATGACACTGTACTTTACGAGACAGTGAACAGTGTTCAGAAGCACAGTACAAGACATTCAAAAACATGTCGtaagaaaaatacagtttgtagatttaattttccaagaCCGCCATCTAGTCGGACCTTCATTACAAGAGAAACCAATGCAGATGAGTTAAAAGGCAAGGGTGAAGATACAACAGCAAGTGCAATCATAAAGAAAGTGAAAACCGCTTTAAACTCTGATGTGAATTTTGATTCGGTTGATGCCTTCTTTTCATCTATTGGGATTAATCAAACTATGTTTGAAAAAGCATACAACGAATGTTCCAAAAAGAAAAGTATTGTCTTAAAAAGAAATCCAAAAGATGTTTGGGTAAATCAGTATAACAGAGATTTAATGCGTGCTTGGCAAGGCAATATGGATATTCAGTATGTTACAGATGCTTTTTCTGTAGTGGTCTACATACTAAGTTACATTACAAAAGCAGAACAAGAAATGGGACTCCTGCTTCAACGTGCGCAAAATGAAGCGATGAATGGAAATCTTGAAGTTAAAGAATCATTAAAACAGTTGGGAAGTATCTATCTTCACAACAGAGAAATTTCAGCTCAAGAGGCAGTGTACAGGCTGACAGGCATGCATTTGAAGGAATGTTCCCGTAAAGTACAATTTATTCCAATAGGACAAAACCCTGTAAAGATGAGTTTGCCTTTGCATATACTccaaaacaaaatggaaaatgaCCAGTCTGATGATGAAAGTTATTTGTGGATGACAAGCGTCACTGACAGGTACAAGAACAGACCAGAGAAAGAACCTCTGGAAAATCTATGTCTTGCCAGTTTTTGTTCGGAGTACAGAGTTCTGACAAAATCAGAggtttcctcacaaaaaaaaacagcagaaaatgaaataattaaactcAATAACAATAACGGTTATGTAAAACGGAGGACACGGACTGAACCTGCAGTAGTGAGGTATCCAAGATTTTCTCCCACGAAAGATCCAGaaaaatattatcattcattattgCAGCTTTTCTTTCCACATTATGATGACTCTGATCTGAAGCCTAGCAAGTATGACACATATGAGGAGTTTTACAACAGCGGTGTCATAAAAATGGGTTCTGAAGTGAAACAAGTCAAATTGATTGTTGACGGCAACAGAGCATTGTTTGAAAAGGAAAGTGACAAAATAGACAGAGCAAAACAGCTTTTGGAACAGGATATTGATTTGGAAGATGCTTGGGCCCAGATTTGTCCTGAAACCGAAAAACAGCGTGATGAATGCATCGAACTGATGAAGGATAAACTATTGCTCGATGAAGATGACAGTCAAGAACTTATTCCAGATCTTACAGCAAACCCTCAAACTGTGTGTACCATTGAAACAAACCACACTACAATGCCTAGAGAGGAGGCACTGCATTTACTAAGGTCATTAAACGAGGAACAATCTGCTGTGTTCTACAAAGTACGGAAATGGTGTTTACAGAAATTACTAGGACAAAACCCAGAACCATTTCGATTATTTCTTACTGGTGGAGCAGGTACAGGAAAAAGTCATCTaattaaagtaatacaatatgaATCTTGCAGACTATTATCTCAACTTTCTGAGAATCCTGATGACATTACTGTACTTTTGACAGCTTCAACCGGAGTTGCTAGCTTTAACATTGGAGGGGGAACTATACATAATAAACTTTCAATTGGTGCAAATGTCCGACTGCCATATCAGCCTCTCAGCGATGACAAAATAAACTCGTTGCGAACAAAATTGGGTACTTTGCAAATTTTGATTATTGATGAAGTGTCCATGGTTGACCATCGTCTTTTGTCATACATTCATGGAAGGCTGcgacaaataaaacaaactggtGACTACTCTCTCTTTGGGAAAGTCAGTATTCTTTGTGTTGGGGATTTCTATCAACTTCCTCCCGTAAAAGGAACTGCTCTCTATGCTGATACAAAGGGAGTGAACCTATGGGAAAATAACTTTGAACTTGCTGAATTAACTAAAGTTGTTCGACAACAAGATTCAAGTTTTGCTGAAATGTTAAATCGGCTCAGAGTACGTAAGAAAAATGAATGTCTTACCACCAATGACATTGGTATGTTGAAAAAATGTGAATCAGGAGAGAAGTGTAATGATATTCACATATTTGCTACAAATGCTGAAGTTGATAAATATAACATTGAAAGGCTACATGAATGTTGCCCAGAGGCAATTAGTATAAACGCTCAAGATTACGTCAAAAACTCAAAAACTGGACGAATGGAGCGTAAAGTTGGATTTCATGCAAAAGTTTTCAACTCATCTTTGTCTAAATGTGTTTCCCTGGGTATTGGAGCAAGagttatgctgaaaaaaaatattgaggttGCTGATGGTCTTGTCAATGGAGCGTTTGGCACAGTTGTTCACATAAGTGAAAGTCAAAGCAATGATAATGATTTCCCATCAGCTATACATGTGGAGTTTGATGATCCAAATGTCGGTAAAATTCAGAGATCTAAAACACGCCATAGATTTTCCCAAAATTCAACAGTAATTGATGTACAAGAAGATCAAGTCACAAATGATGGTGGTATAAGGCGTCAGTTTCCTCTCAGATTGGCATGGGCATGCACAGTTCATAAAGTGCAAGGACTCACAGTAGACAGAGCTGTTGTATCACTTAAGAAAATCTTTACAGCAGGGCAAGCATATGTTGCATTGAGCAGAGTAAGATCTCTCAGTGGATTAATAATTGAGGACTTTAAAGAGTCTGCCATATTTTGTAATGATAAAATTGAGTTGGCTATGAAAGATATGCCAAAATTGTCTATGGAAAATGAGAGTTTCACTGAATCACTTGGTAGATTCAAATTAGCATTGCTTAATGTACAAAGTCTGAAAGCTCATTTTCAGGATGTTCTtgcacatacagttttaatgGATGCTGATTGtatttgtttgacagaaacctggctaaatgCTGATGACAAAGCACAAGAAACACAAATACCAGAATTTGTGTTCAAGCACAATCCAAGAGCTAACTGTTATGACAATA TCAAACCTCAAGTGTATAACTCGAAACTTGCTGGTTCAAGCTTAAGCCAGGTCAACAAAGCCATTAG CTCTGTGATCTTCATCATTCCCAACGACACCACCTCAGTCTGCCGATCTTCTGTCTTCACCTTGGCCCTCCAGTCCAGTGGCATTATACTGGTTCTCCAGCAGTTTGGCATCATCTTG TCTCTTACCCCCACCATCACACTGGCTGTTTAA